Proteins encoded together in one Corynebacterium liangguodongii window:
- a CDS encoding replication-associated recombination protein A, giving the protein MVQEGLFGNDHAPRTGHRGSGLFEVGEQAPLAARMRPRTLDEVVGQEHVLGPGKPLRRLVEGSGAASVILYGPPGTGKTTIASLIAKTTGQNFVGLSALSSGVKELREVIAQARRDLARGEKTVLFIDEVHRFSKTQQDALLAAVENRTVLLVAATTENPSFSVVAPLLSRSLLLQLHSLEADDIAQVLDRAMADERGVGGGKTLTADARDQLVLLAGGDARRALTYLEAAAEAVEDGAEITIETVRENVNRAVVRYDRDGDQHYDVVSAFIKSIRGSDVDAALHYLARMIEAGEDPRFIARRLVIHASEDVGMADPTALQTATAAAYAVQFIGMPEARLNLAQATIHLATAPKSNAVYRAIGKAQADVAKGKAGPVPPHLRDGHYEGAKKMGNAVGYLYPHDDPRGVVEQRYIPEGLDDAVYYEPSEHGAEKRIADYIGRLRRMVRGE; this is encoded by the coding sequence ATGGTCCAAGAAGGATTGTTCGGAAACGACCATGCGCCCCGTACGGGGCACCGGGGCTCTGGCCTCTTCGAGGTGGGGGAGCAGGCCCCGCTCGCGGCCCGGATGCGGCCGCGTACGCTCGATGAGGTCGTCGGCCAGGAACACGTGCTCGGTCCGGGCAAGCCGCTGCGCCGCCTCGTGGAGGGATCTGGTGCCGCATCCGTCATCCTCTACGGCCCGCCCGGCACCGGCAAGACCACGATCGCCTCCCTCATAGCGAAGACGACGGGGCAGAACTTCGTAGGTCTCTCCGCGCTTTCTTCCGGCGTCAAGGAGCTGCGCGAGGTCATCGCGCAGGCCCGCCGCGACCTCGCCCGGGGCGAAAAGACCGTGCTCTTTATCGACGAGGTCCATCGCTTCTCTAAAACGCAGCAAGACGCACTGCTTGCGGCCGTGGAAAACCGAACGGTTCTGCTCGTGGCGGCCACGACGGAGAATCCGTCCTTCAGCGTCGTTGCTCCGCTGCTGTCGCGCTCCCTGCTGCTGCAGCTCCATTCGCTCGAGGCCGACGACATCGCCCAGGTGCTCGATCGCGCGATGGCCGACGAGCGCGGCGTCGGCGGGGGAAAGACCCTCACTGCGGACGCCCGGGACCAGCTCGTGTTGCTCGCCGGGGGTGACGCGCGCCGCGCTCTGACCTACCTCGAGGCCGCGGCCGAAGCGGTCGAGGACGGTGCCGAGATCACGATCGAGACCGTGCGGGAGAACGTCAACCGCGCGGTCGTGCGCTATGACCGCGACGGCGACCAGCACTATGACGTGGTTTCTGCGTTCATCAAATCCATCCGCGGCTCCGACGTCGATGCCGCCTTGCACTACCTGGCGCGGATGATCGAGGCGGGCGAGGACCCCCGGTTTATCGCGCGCCGCCTCGTCATCCACGCCTCGGAGGACGTCGGCATGGCCGACCCAACGGCGCTGCAGACCGCCACGGCGGCGGCGTACGCGGTGCAGTTCATCGGCATGCCCGAGGCCCGGCTGAACCTAGCGCAGGCGACGATTCACCTCGCCACCGCGCCGAAGAGCAACGCGGTGTACCGGGCGATTGGAAAGGCGCAGGCGGACGTGGCCAAGGGCAAGGCGGGGCCGGTCCCGCCCCACCTGCGCGATGGCCACTACGAGGGTGCGAAGAAGATGGGCAACGCCGTGGGCTACCTCTACCCGCACGATGATCCTCGCGGGGTGGTTGAGCAGCGCTACATTCCCGAAGGCCTCGACGACGCGGTCTACTACGAGCCTTCCGAGCACGGTGCGGAGAAGCGCATCGCCGACTACATCGGCCGGCTGCGGCGCATGGTGCGGGGAGAGTAA
- a CDS encoding CE1758 family FMN-dependent luciferase-like monooxygenase, with protein MQFGVFTVGDVTADPTTGVTPSEKERIDAMTAIALRADELGLDVFATGEHHNPPFVPSAPTTHLAFIGARTSNIVLSTSTTLITTTDPVRIAEDYSFLHNLVEGRADLMLGRGNTGPVYPWFGKDIRRGIELSVENYHLLRRLWREQVVNWQGEFRTPLQGFTATPTPLKGVPPFVWHGSIRSPQIAEQAAYYGDGFFHNNIFWNKEHTAKLVSLYRRRFEAHGHGRADQAIVGLGGQVYIADSEAKAKREFRPYFDNAPVYGHGPSLEEYTEATPLTVGTVEMVIERTMQFAEWVGDYQRQLFLVDHAGLPLEVVLDQLEILATQVVPELRRRMEARRPDHVPSDPPTFATLLAAKRAGEGHPHFEVSPGR; from the coding sequence ATGCAGTTCGGCGTATTCACGGTTGGCGACGTCACAGCCGACCCCACGACCGGCGTCACGCCCTCTGAGAAGGAACGCATTGACGCGATGACCGCCATTGCGCTGCGGGCTGACGAGCTCGGTCTCGACGTCTTTGCCACGGGTGAGCACCATAACCCTCCCTTCGTGCCGTCCGCGCCGACAACGCACCTGGCCTTTATCGGCGCGCGCACCAGCAACATTGTGCTGTCTACCTCGACAACCCTGATCACCACCACCGACCCGGTACGCATCGCAGAGGACTACTCCTTCCTGCACAACCTTGTCGAAGGCCGGGCGGACCTCATGCTTGGCCGGGGTAACACCGGGCCGGTCTACCCGTGGTTTGGCAAGGACATCCGCCGCGGGATCGAGCTCTCGGTGGAGAACTACCACCTGCTGCGGAGGCTGTGGCGCGAGCAAGTGGTGAACTGGCAAGGCGAGTTCCGCACCCCCTTGCAGGGCTTTACCGCCACGCCCACGCCGCTCAAAGGCGTCCCCCCGTTCGTGTGGCATGGCTCGATCCGCTCCCCGCAGATCGCCGAGCAGGCCGCCTACTACGGCGACGGCTTCTTCCATAACAACATCTTCTGGAACAAGGAGCATACCGCCAAGCTCGTCTCGCTCTATCGGCGCCGCTTCGAGGCGCACGGGCACGGGCGTGCCGACCAAGCCATCGTCGGACTCGGAGGGCAGGTCTACATCGCCGATTCCGAGGCGAAGGCGAAGAGAGAGTTTCGCCCCTACTTCGACAACGCCCCCGTCTACGGCCACGGGCCCTCGCTCGAGGAGTACACGGAAGCCACGCCGTTGACCGTGGGCACCGTCGAGATGGTCATCGAGCGCACGATGCAGTTCGCCGAGTGGGTCGGCGACTATCAGCGCCAGCTCTTCCTTGTGGACCACGCCGGGCTGCCGCTCGAGGTCGTGCTGGACCAGCTCGAGATCTTGGCCACCCAGGTCGTCCCGGAGCTGCGCCGCCGCATGGAGGCGCGCCGCCCCGACCACGTGCCCTCGGACCCGCCAACCTTTGCCACCCTGCTCGCGGCCAAGCGCGCGGGCGAGGGCCACCCCCACTTCGAGGTCTCTCCCGGACGATGA
- the ypfJ gene encoding KPN_02809 family neutral zinc metallopeptidase has protein sequence MTFKDSYQRSGNRATTSSGGRGAAPMVIGGGGIGTLILLGLFLLLGGDPSGGQLPAPQSQGQGQSGAAAEYNLDHCNSPGAANEYDDCRIEATAVSVDSVWQEVLPAEAGTEYVQPGMHIFQQAVSTGCGNASANTGPFYCPADTTAYFDVSFFNQLGQFGGSDAPLAQMYVVAHEFGHHIQQLEGTLKLSNYNQPGEDSAAVAIELQADCYAGLWASHADKGENAILEPITKDQLSAAIQTARAVGDDNIQKRSGGDVNPDVWTHGSSEQREEAFLAGYEGGHMSSCDYLGRGGYA, from the coding sequence ATGACGTTTAAGGACAGCTACCAGCGCTCCGGCAACCGCGCCACGACATCGTCCGGCGGTAGGGGCGCCGCCCCCATGGTGATCGGCGGCGGCGGAATCGGCACCCTCATCCTCCTTGGCTTGTTCCTGCTGTTGGGCGGGGACCCCAGCGGAGGACAGCTCCCCGCCCCGCAAAGCCAGGGGCAGGGGCAGTCCGGGGCGGCGGCTGAATACAACCTCGACCATTGCAACAGCCCGGGTGCCGCCAACGAGTACGACGACTGCCGCATCGAGGCTACTGCTGTCTCCGTCGACTCGGTGTGGCAGGAAGTCCTGCCCGCTGAGGCAGGCACGGAATACGTCCAGCCCGGGATGCACATTTTCCAGCAGGCTGTATCAACGGGGTGCGGGAACGCGTCGGCAAACACGGGGCCGTTCTACTGCCCCGCGGATACCACGGCGTATTTCGACGTGAGCTTTTTCAACCAGCTCGGCCAGTTCGGCGGCTCGGATGCCCCGCTTGCCCAGATGTATGTCGTCGCACACGAGTTTGGCCACCATATCCAGCAGCTTGAGGGCACTCTCAAGCTCAGCAATTACAACCAGCCAGGCGAGGATTCTGCCGCTGTTGCCATCGAGCTGCAGGCGGACTGCTACGCGGGACTGTGGGCCTCGCACGCCGACAAGGGTGAGAACGCGATCCTCGAGCCGATTACCAAAGACCAGCTCTCGGCGGCGATCCAGACTGCGCGGGCCGTGGGCGATGACAACATCCAAAAGCGCTCCGGCGGCGACGTCAACCCGGATGTGTGGACCCATGGTTCCTCCGAACAGCGCGAGGAGGCGTTCTTAGCGGGCTACGAGGGCGGTCACATGAGCTCCTGTGACTACCTCGGCCGCGGCGGGTACGCATAG
- a CDS encoding phosphotransferase: MEHSGTIAAAEAVLTRRYGGAQKLNDATALHGSGSAQVYRAKVEANPFLQHRTVVVKHSPLTGDPIEDAAFMREVVAYQFTTSLSEDVRPGPVLLGYDVDERIIILTDSGDSDSLDDLLASSDEDDRAAVIRSLGGALGRMHAGTADKEGSFDVLFTRFMRLSPEWSAVQQLRDNLLIHRIRIGLVMLQESGIDVPGEVASAAASMGARLLKGGNRAFTPFDLAPDNVIFADHVHFLDYEWAGFRDVTFDLAFVIAGFPTYIATYPITDSEVDVFLEAWVREVGSMWPQVTTPDTLRSNITAALIGWALSSFAVLNVNAHQALWDGDAALAADFAAAGVELGAGGELEEFEVGGDLLRSPTQGAFTDDEKLVRRDLCETFEALARFSRRGDAPAYRVISEFAHDVARRLS, encoded by the coding sequence ATGGAGCACAGTGGCACCATCGCGGCGGCGGAGGCGGTGCTTACCCGCCGCTACGGCGGGGCGCAGAAGCTTAACGACGCCACAGCGCTGCACGGATCCGGCTCTGCGCAGGTCTACCGGGCGAAGGTGGAGGCGAATCCGTTCCTGCAGCATCGAACGGTCGTCGTCAAGCATTCGCCCTTGACGGGCGACCCGATCGAGGATGCTGCGTTCATGCGCGAGGTCGTCGCCTACCAGTTCACGACGTCGCTGAGTGAAGACGTCCGGCCCGGGCCCGTGCTGCTCGGATACGACGTCGACGAGCGGATCATTATCCTTACCGATTCCGGCGACAGCGATAGCCTCGACGACCTCCTCGCCTCCTCCGACGAGGACGATCGGGCGGCCGTCATCCGCTCCCTCGGGGGCGCGCTGGGGCGGATGCACGCGGGCACTGCCGATAAGGAAGGCTCCTTCGACGTGCTGTTTACCCGCTTCATGCGCTTGAGCCCGGAGTGGAGCGCCGTGCAGCAGCTGCGTGACAACCTCCTCATCCACCGCATCCGGATCGGTTTGGTGATGCTGCAGGAATCCGGGATCGATGTGCCCGGGGAAGTCGCCTCCGCGGCGGCGAGCATGGGCGCGAGGCTGCTCAAAGGGGGAAACCGGGCGTTTACCCCGTTCGATCTCGCGCCGGACAACGTCATCTTCGCCGACCACGTCCACTTCCTTGACTACGAGTGGGCGGGCTTCCGCGACGTCACCTTCGACCTTGCGTTCGTCATCGCCGGTTTCCCCACCTACATCGCCACCTACCCGATCACGGACTCCGAGGTCGACGTCTTCCTCGAGGCGTGGGTGCGCGAGGTGGGTTCGATGTGGCCGCAGGTGACCACGCCGGACACGCTACGCAGCAACATCACCGCAGCGCTGATCGGCTGGGCGTTGTCCAGCTTTGCCGTGCTCAACGTCAACGCGCACCAGGCGCTATGGGACGGCGACGCGGCGCTTGCCGCTGACTTCGCTGCCGCCGGGGTTGAGCTCGGGGCAGGGGGAGAGCTCGAGGAGTTCGAGGTCGGCGGAGACCTCCTGCGCAGCCCCACGCAGGGGGCATTTACCGACGACGAAAAGCTGGTGCGCCGCGACCTGTGCGAGACGTTCGAGGCGCTAGCGCGCTTCTCCCGCCGTGGCGACGCCCCCGCCTACCGCGTGATCTCCGAATTCGCCCACGACGTCGCGCGCCGCTTGAGCTAG
- a CDS encoding CE1759 family FMN reductase yields MKKLAVVSAGVSHPSTSRHVADTIAAAVSSAVTGRGEALDTTTIEVRDYAADLARLMTSGISSGALDSVREELSASDGLVAVTPVFQASMSGLFKMFFDALDPEALTGMPAIIAATAGTARHSLVTEYAMRPLLTYMRAIVVPTSLFFATEDFGGTGFSSRASRAAAELADHMVRTHSSVEGLAQPSAPQPQRTRRSGVDPEEDFVPFSELLRGHTGGDAGEHTGDNPVR; encoded by the coding sequence ATGAAAAAGCTCGCTGTCGTCTCCGCAGGAGTCTCTCATCCCTCGACGTCCCGCCATGTCGCCGACACCATTGCGGCTGCCGTGTCATCCGCCGTCACGGGCCGGGGTGAAGCGCTCGATACCACCACGATCGAGGTGCGCGACTACGCCGCAGACCTCGCCCGGCTCATGACCTCCGGCATCTCCTCCGGTGCGCTCGATTCCGTGCGCGAGGAACTCTCCGCCTCCGACGGCCTCGTCGCCGTGACCCCGGTTTTCCAGGCCAGCATGAGCGGGCTGTTCAAGATGTTTTTCGACGCCCTCGATCCCGAGGCGCTCACCGGGATGCCCGCGATCATCGCGGCGACGGCGGGAACGGCCCGCCACAGCCTGGTCACCGAGTACGCGATGCGCCCCCTGTTGACCTATATGCGCGCCATCGTCGTCCCTACCTCGCTGTTCTTCGCCACCGAGGACTTCGGCGGGACCGGCTTTTCCTCCCGTGCCTCTCGCGCGGCCGCCGAGTTGGCGGACCACATGGTGCGAACCCACAGCTCGGTAGAGGGCCTGGCCCAACCGTCCGCGCCTCAGCCGCAGCGCACGCGGCGGTCCGGGGTCGATCCGGAGGAGGACTTTGTTCCCTTCTCCGAGCTTTTGCGCGGTCACACTGGAGGGGACGCTGGAGAACACACCGGAGACAACCCGGTGAGGTAG
- a CDS encoding L-serine ammonia-lyase produces the protein MSQNTVSVVDLFSVGIGPSSSHTVGPMRAAMAFVDELGYLPARVAVELRGSLAATGVGHGTDRAVLLGLVGYTPTTTTPDISPVPGEKVPERGTITGPAGSVDYEVTFNPKPVAHHPNCLIFDAWDAAGNRVTSRKEYYSVGGGFILDRAGMEAQRDQASVSTEQPDNTIPYEFHSGAELMAICRETGLSIADVMRANEDALAGWEAVSAHLDNVWDVMQECVAHGLKAEGILPGGLGVTRRAPRLYRLLTAEYEASTARGLDAMEWVNLYALAVNEENAAHGQIVTAPTNGAAGIIPAVMHYCRDFTDDFTAEKAREFLLTAGAIGAIIKTNASISGAEVGCQGEVGSASSMAAAGMCAILGGTPEQVENAAEIALEHNLGLTCDPVGGLVQVPCIERNAIGGVKAINAARLAKLGNGTNIVTLDDVVETMAATGRDMKSTYKETSMGGLAVQLGLPVNITEC, from the coding sequence ATGTCGCAAAACACCGTCAGCGTCGTCGACTTGTTCAGCGTGGGGATTGGGCCGTCGTCAAGCCACACAGTCGGCCCGATGCGCGCTGCGATGGCCTTCGTTGACGAGCTCGGCTACCTCCCCGCCCGCGTCGCGGTAGAATTGCGCGGCTCGCTGGCGGCGACGGGCGTGGGCCACGGCACCGATCGGGCCGTCCTGCTTGGGCTCGTTGGCTACACCCCCACCACGACCACCCCGGACATCTCGCCCGTCCCTGGCGAGAAGGTGCCTGAACGCGGCACGATCACCGGTCCGGCGGGCAGCGTGGACTACGAGGTGACGTTTAACCCCAAGCCTGTCGCCCACCACCCCAACTGCCTTATTTTCGACGCCTGGGATGCCGCCGGCAACCGCGTCACCTCGCGCAAGGAGTACTACTCCGTCGGCGGCGGGTTCATCCTCGATCGCGCCGGCATGGAGGCGCAGCGCGACCAGGCCAGTGTGTCCACCGAGCAGCCCGACAACACCATCCCCTACGAGTTTCACTCCGGCGCCGAGCTCATGGCCATCTGCCGGGAGACTGGCCTGAGCATCGCCGATGTCATGCGCGCCAACGAGGACGCCCTGGCCGGGTGGGAGGCGGTGAGCGCTCACCTCGACAACGTGTGGGACGTCATGCAGGAATGCGTCGCCCACGGTCTGAAGGCCGAGGGAATTCTTCCGGGCGGCCTCGGCGTGACGCGCCGCGCCCCCAGGCTCTACCGCCTGCTCACCGCGGAATACGAGGCTTCGACCGCGCGCGGGCTTGACGCGATGGAGTGGGTGAACCTCTACGCGCTGGCGGTGAACGAGGAAAACGCCGCCCACGGCCAGATCGTCACCGCCCCGACCAACGGAGCGGCCGGCATTATCCCGGCGGTGATGCATTACTGCCGCGACTTTACGGACGATTTCACCGCGGAGAAGGCCCGTGAGTTCCTGCTCACGGCCGGGGCGATCGGGGCGATTATCAAGACGAACGCGTCGATCTCGGGCGCGGAGGTCGGCTGCCAGGGCGAGGTCGGCTCCGCCTCGTCCATGGCCGCCGCCGGCATGTGCGCCATCCTCGGTGGCACCCCGGAGCAGGTGGAAAACGCCGCGGAGATCGCCCTCGAGCACAACTTAGGGCTCACGTGCGACCCGGTCGGCGGGCTTGTGCAGGTGCCCTGCATCGAGCGCAACGCGATCGGCGGGGTGAAGGCGATCAACGCCGCGCGCCTGGCCAAGCTGGGGAACGGCACGAACATTGTCACGCTTGACGACGTCGTGGAGACCATGGCGGCGACCGGGCGCGATATGAAAAGCACCTACAAGGAGACCTCCATGGGCGGGCTGGCCGTGCAGCTCGGCCTGCCCGTCAACATCACCGAGTGCTAG
- the aspS gene encoding aspartate--tRNA ligase, with protein sequence MLRTHLAGDLRKELDGQTVTLTGWVSRRRDHGGVIFIDLRDRSGLAQVVFRESEVAEAAHDLRSEYCVQVTGVVEPRPEGSANPNLASGEIEVNATELKVLNKSAALPFQVEDFSSNEVGEETRLKYRYLDLRRERQAKALRLRSDANRAAREVLAKHDFTEIETPTLTRSTPEGARDFLVPARLRPGSWYALPQSPQLFKQLLMVAGMERYFQIARCYRDEDFRADRQPEFTQLDVEASFVDQDDVIALAEEILVALWKLIGYDVATPIPRMTYAEAMEKYGSDKPDLRFGIQLVDCTEFFKDTTFRVFKADYVGAVVMEGGASQPRRQLDAWQEWAKQRGAKGLAYILVQEDGSLTGPVAKNITDEEKAGIAAHVGAAPGDCIFFAAGDAKSSRALLGAARGEIARKLDLIKEGDWAFTWVVDAPLFEPAADATASGDVALGHSKWTAVHHAFTSPKPEYLDNFEQNPGEALAYAYDIVCNGNEIGGGSIRIHDRDVQQRVFEIMGISDEEAQEKFGFLLEAFSYGAPPHGGIAFGWDRIVSLLGGFDSIRDVIAFPKSGGGVDPLTDAPAPIPAEQRKETGVDFKPNKANAPS encoded by the coding sequence GTGCTGCGCACCCACCTCGCCGGAGATCTCCGCAAAGAACTCGATGGTCAGACCGTCACGCTCACGGGATGGGTGTCGCGGCGCCGTGACCACGGTGGGGTGATCTTTATTGACCTGCGCGATCGCTCCGGCCTGGCCCAGGTTGTTTTCCGCGAGTCCGAGGTCGCGGAAGCGGCGCATGACCTGCGCAGCGAGTACTGCGTTCAGGTCACGGGCGTTGTGGAACCGCGCCCGGAGGGCTCGGCAAACCCGAACCTCGCCTCGGGTGAGATCGAAGTTAACGCCACCGAGCTCAAGGTGCTCAACAAGTCCGCCGCGCTGCCGTTCCAGGTGGAGGATTTCTCCTCGAACGAGGTCGGGGAGGAAACCCGCCTGAAGTATCGCTACTTGGACCTGCGCCGCGAGCGCCAGGCCAAGGCGCTGCGTCTGCGCTCCGATGCGAACCGCGCCGCCCGCGAGGTCCTGGCAAAACACGACTTCACCGAGATCGAGACCCCCACGCTGACGCGCTCGACGCCTGAGGGCGCGCGCGACTTCCTCGTCCCGGCGCGCCTGCGCCCCGGCTCCTGGTACGCCCTGCCGCAGTCGCCGCAGCTGTTCAAGCAGCTGCTCATGGTCGCCGGAATGGAGCGCTACTTCCAGATCGCCCGCTGCTACCGCGACGAGGATTTCCGCGCGGACCGCCAGCCCGAATTCACTCAGCTCGATGTCGAGGCGAGCTTCGTCGATCAGGATGATGTCATCGCGCTCGCCGAGGAGATCCTGGTCGCGTTGTGGAAGCTCATCGGCTATGACGTCGCCACGCCGATCCCGCGTATGACGTACGCCGAAGCGATGGAGAAGTACGGCTCTGACAAGCCGGACCTCCGTTTCGGCATCCAGTTGGTGGATTGCACGGAGTTTTTCAAGGACACGACTTTCCGCGTGTTCAAGGCTGATTACGTCGGCGCAGTCGTCATGGAGGGAGGGGCCTCGCAGCCGCGCCGTCAGCTCGACGCGTGGCAGGAGTGGGCGAAGCAGCGCGGCGCGAAGGGCTTGGCATACATCCTCGTTCAGGAGGACGGCTCGCTCACCGGTCCTGTGGCGAAGAACATCACCGACGAGGAGAAGGCCGGAATCGCCGCCCACGTCGGCGCTGCGCCGGGGGACTGCATCTTCTTTGCTGCCGGGGATGCGAAGAGCTCGCGAGCGCTGCTGGGCGCTGCGCGCGGGGAGATTGCCCGCAAGCTCGACCTCATCAAGGAGGGGGATTGGGCGTTTACCTGGGTTGTTGACGCTCCGTTGTTCGAGCCCGCCGCGGACGCCACGGCCTCGGGCGATGTTGCGCTCGGCCACTCGAAGTGGACAGCGGTGCACCACGCGTTTACCTCTCCGAAGCCCGAATACTTGGACAACTTCGAGCAGAACCCGGGTGAAGCCCTGGCCTATGCCTACGACATTGTGTGCAACGGCAACGAGATCGGCGGCGGGTCCATCCGTATTCACGACCGCGATGTGCAGCAGCGCGTCTTTGAGATTATGGGGATTAGCGACGAAGAAGCGCAGGAGAAGTTCGGGTTCCTCCTCGAGGCGTTTTCCTACGGAGCCCCGCCGCACGGCGGCATCGCGTTTGGCTGGGACCGCATCGTCAGCCTGCTGGGAGGCTTCGATTCCATCCGTGACGTCATCGCCTTCCCGAAGTCCGGCGGCGGCGTGGATCCGCTCACGGATGCCCCCGCGCCGATCCCGGCCGAGCAGCGCAAGGAAACGGGCGTGGACTTCAAGCCGAACAAGGCTAACGCGCCGAGTTAG
- a CDS encoding MBL fold metallo-hydrolase codes for MQVTGFAAGPLETNCYIVVNEHSGEAIIVDPSLGAHSRAEQFLQEHGLRAVAVVLTHGHIDHTRDAGAFGLETYIHAADAFMLTETAHIEWLRVPFQIDAMPPVERVTTVGDGERVSLAGLDFTVRHAPGHSPGSCLWVHEDFVLTGDVLFQGGIGRTDLPFSDDEAMQESLRGPVWELEDRLPVLPGHGPTSTMARERETNTYLREAMSGR; via the coding sequence ATGCAGGTCACAGGGTTCGCGGCCGGGCCGCTGGAGACGAACTGCTACATCGTGGTCAACGAGCACTCCGGCGAGGCCATCATCGTCGACCCGAGCCTCGGTGCGCACTCCCGCGCCGAGCAGTTCCTCCAAGAGCACGGCCTGCGGGCAGTCGCGGTGGTGCTCACCCACGGCCACATCGACCACACCCGCGACGCGGGCGCTTTCGGGCTGGAGACCTATATCCACGCCGCCGACGCGTTCATGCTTACCGAGACCGCGCACATCGAGTGGCTCCGCGTGCCCTTTCAGATCGACGCCATGCCCCCAGTCGAGCGCGTCACCACCGTCGGCGACGGCGAGCGCGTCAGCCTGGCCGGGCTCGACTTCACCGTCCGCCACGCCCCCGGGCACTCCCCGGGGAGCTGCCTGTGGGTACACGAGGACTTCGTGCTCACCGGCGACGTCCTCTTCCAGGGCGGGATCGGGCGCACGGACCTGCCGTTTTCCGACGACGAGGCCATGCAGGAAAGCCTCCGCGGGCCGGTGTGGGAGCTCGAGGATCGCCTCCCCGTTCTCCCCGGGCACGGCCCGACGTCGACCATGGCCCGCGAGCGGGAGACCAACACGTACCTGCGTGAGGCAATGAGCGGGCGCTGA
- the hisS gene encoding histidine--tRNA ligase: MSDNSTFKALSAPKGVPDYVPPGSGTFIRVRDEFARQARLAGYQHIELPVFEDTALFARGVGESTDVVTKEMYTFADRGERSVTLRPEGTAGVMRAVIEHNLDRGYLPVKLNYYGPFFRYERPQAGRYRQLQQVGVEAIGVDDPLLDAEVIALADRCYRAVGLSGFRLELTSLGDHTCRPAYREKLQEFLFKLPLDEETRRRAEINPLRVLDDKRPEVQELTAEAPLMLDHLSGPCREHFETVTGTLDDLGVDYVVNPRMVRGLDYYTKTTFEFVHDGLGAQSGIGGGGRYDGLMAQIGGQDLSGIGFGLGVDRTVLALEAEGVELDGAQRRVDVFGVGMGTEASSRMSLLIDALRAAGVSADMSYGGRGLKGAMKGADRAGARFALVLGERELEAGEVAVKDLAEHTQVTVALSAEAVLAAIR; the protein is encoded by the coding sequence GTGAGCGATAACAGCACCTTCAAGGCCCTTAGCGCCCCCAAGGGCGTGCCCGACTACGTGCCCCCGGGCTCCGGGACGTTTATCCGGGTGCGCGACGAGTTCGCGCGCCAGGCCCGCCTCGCCGGATACCAGCACATTGAGCTGCCGGTGTTCGAAGACACCGCGCTCTTCGCCCGTGGGGTGGGAGAGTCCACCGATGTGGTGACGAAGGAGATGTATACCTTCGCCGACCGCGGAGAGCGGTCCGTGACGCTGCGCCCCGAGGGCACCGCGGGTGTGATGCGCGCGGTGATCGAGCACAACCTCGACCGCGGTTACCTGCCGGTCAAGCTCAACTACTACGGACCGTTTTTCCGCTATGAGCGCCCCCAGGCGGGGCGCTACCGCCAGCTCCAGCAGGTCGGGGTGGAGGCGATCGGCGTCGATGATCCGCTGCTCGACGCCGAGGTCATCGCGCTCGCCGACCGCTGCTACCGCGCAGTGGGTCTCAGCGGGTTCCGCCTAGAGCTCACGAGCCTGGGCGATCACACTTGCCGGCCGGCCTACCGCGAGAAGCTACAGGAGTTTTTGTTTAAGCTCCCGCTCGACGAGGAGACCCGCCGGCGCGCCGAGATCAACCCGCTGCGCGTGCTCGATGACAAGCGCCCGGAGGTCCAGGAGCTCACCGCCGAGGCACCGCTCATGCTCGATCACCTCTCGGGGCCCTGCCGCGAGCACTTCGAGACAGTCACCGGCACCCTCGATGACCTGGGCGTAGACTACGTGGTCAACCCACGGATGGTGCGCGGGCTCGACTACTACACCAAGACCACCTTTGAGTTTGTCCACGACGGGCTGGGCGCGCAGTCCGGCATCGGCGGCGGCGGCCGCTACGACGGGTTGATGGCGCAGATCGGCGGCCAGGACCTCTCGGGCATCGGCTTCGGCCTCGGCGTGGACCGCACCGTGCTCGCGCTGGAGGCCGAGGGCGTTGAGCTCGACGGCGCGCAGCGCCGGGTGGACGTGTTCGGGGTGGGCATGGGCACGGAGGCGTCGTCACGCATGAGCCTGCTTATCGACGCCCTGCGGGCCGCCGGGGTCTCCGCCGACATGTCCTACGGCGGGCGCGGGCTCAAGGGCGCGATGAAGGGCGCCGACCGCGCCGGCGCGCGCTTTGCTCTCGTGCTCGGCGAGCGCGAGCTCGAAGCCGGCGAGGTGGCGGTGAAGGACCTCGCCGAGCACACCCAGGTCACCGTCGCGCTGAGCGCCGAGGCCGTGCTGGCCGCTATTCGCTAG